One window from the genome of Enterobacteriaceae bacterium Kacie_13 encodes:
- a CDS encoding 2-hydroxyacid dehydrogenase (fermentative; catalyzes the formationof pyruvate from lactate), protein MKVAVYSTKNYDRKYLELVNEHYGYELEFFDFLLTPQTAKTAIGADAVCIFVNDEGSREVLQELAALGVKTLALRCAGFNNVDLEAAKSLGISVVRVPAYSPEAVAEHAVGMMLCLNRHIHRAYQRTREANFSLEGLIGFNMYQRTAGIIGTGKIGVATMRILKGFGMRILAYDPYPSPLALELGAEYVDLDTLYAESDVISLHCPLTPENHHLLNAQSFAKMKDGVMIVNTSRGALLDATAAIDALKKQKIGALGMDVYENERDLFFEDNSNEVILDDVFRRLSSCHNVLFTGHQAFLTSDALTSISETTLMNIDQLSKGVACPNLLTA, encoded by the coding sequence ATGAAAGTGGCTGTCTACAGTACTAAAAATTACGACCGGAAATATCTGGAACTGGTGAATGAGCATTATGGCTATGAGCTGGAGTTCTTCGATTTTCTGCTGACGCCGCAAACGGCGAAAACCGCGATCGGCGCGGATGCCGTATGCATTTTCGTTAATGATGAGGGCTCCCGCGAAGTGTTGCAGGAGCTGGCTGCTCTGGGCGTAAAAACGCTGGCACTGCGCTGTGCGGGCTTTAACAACGTTGATCTGGAAGCCGCAAAATCACTGGGCATTTCAGTGGTGCGCGTACCGGCATATTCACCGGAAGCCGTCGCCGAGCACGCCGTCGGCATGATGTTGTGCCTGAACCGCCACATTCACCGCGCCTATCAGCGCACCCGTGAGGCCAATTTCTCACTGGAAGGGCTGATCGGATTTAACATGTACCAGCGCACCGCCGGGATTATCGGCACCGGTAAAATTGGCGTGGCCACGATGCGGATCCTGAAAGGGTTTGGTATGCGAATTCTGGCGTATGATCCGTACCCAAGCCCGCTGGCACTTGAGCTCGGTGCAGAATATGTCGATCTCGACACGCTTTATGCCGAATCTGACGTCATCTCCCTGCACTGCCCGCTGACGCCGGAAAACCATCATCTGCTGAATGCGCAATCTTTCGCCAAAATGAAAGACGGGGTGATGATTGTTAACACCAGCCGTGGCGCACTGCTGGATGCCACCGCAGCCATCGACGCGCTGAAAAAGCAGAAAATCGGCGCACTGGGGATGGATGTATACGAGAACGAACGCGATCTGTTCTTCGAAGACAATTCCAACGAAGTGATCCTTGATGACGTCTTCCGCCGTCTGTCTTCCTGCCACAACGTTCTGTTCACCGGCCATCAGGCCTTCCTGACCAGCGACGCGCTGACCAGCATTTCTGAGACCACGCTGATGAATATCGATCAGCTGTCAAAAGGCGTGGCTTGCCCGAATCTACTGACAGCGTAA
- a CDS encoding ABC transporter permease subunit, with translation MKQNTLTKRCLNLVTWLAALLWFLPILVAIWVAIHPASEQGSFSLFAPLTVQNFINAWHAAPFGRYFLNTTLLVLMIVVCQMVLATLAAYALVRFKMRGGGVIFALILLQLMISPDVLILNNYKTIGALGLRDSLLGIALPYFASAFAIFMLRQTFKSIPLVLEEAAIIEGASRFYILRKIYIPLAKPIYVAFALVSISFHWNDFLWPLVITDSVKVRPITVGLQLFSAPEQGVQWALISAATLMTVLPLLLLFLVFQRQFVQSFMRAGIR, from the coding sequence GTGAAGCAGAACACTTTAACGAAAAGGTGCCTGAACCTGGTCACCTGGCTGGCAGCATTACTGTGGTTTTTACCCATTTTGGTCGCCATCTGGGTGGCGATTCATCCTGCCTCTGAACAGGGCAGTTTTTCGCTGTTTGCGCCGCTGACGGTGCAGAACTTCATTAACGCCTGGCATGCCGCGCCGTTCGGGCGGTATTTTCTCAATACAACCTTGCTGGTGCTGATGATCGTCGTCTGCCAGATGGTGCTGGCGACGCTGGCGGCCTACGCGCTGGTACGTTTCAAAATGAGAGGCGGCGGGGTTATTTTCGCGCTGATTTTACTGCAACTGATGATTAGCCCCGACGTGCTGATCCTCAATAACTACAAAACCATCGGCGCGCTGGGTTTACGTGACAGCCTGCTGGGGATCGCGTTGCCGTATTTCGCCTCGGCGTTTGCAATTTTCATGCTGCGTCAGACGTTCAAAAGTATTCCGCTGGTACTGGAAGAAGCGGCGATCATTGAGGGCGCCAGCCGCTTTTACATTTTGCGCAAAATCTATATTCCGCTGGCGAAGCCGATTTACGTCGCGTTTGCGCTGGTGTCGATAAGCTTCCACTGGAACGATTTCCTCTGGCCGCTGGTCATCACAGACTCGGTGAAAGTGCGGCCGATTACGGTCGGGCTTCAGCTGTTTTCTGCACCTGAACAGGGTGTGCAGTGGGCGCTTATCAGCGCCGCAACCCTGATGACTGTACTGCCGCTGCTGTTGTTATTTCTGGTGTTTCAGCGTCAGTTTGTTCAATCCTTTATGCGGGCAGGCATTCGTTAA
- a CDS encoding ABC transporter permease subunit translates to MSTLHSVAPAPRTRGLSLQLYGYLLLLPALCFLLLFTHYPALATIWESVFSAARNGHPAQFVGLDNYRALLDDDTFLLSLRNNLLYAAITIPLSVVLALLMALAVNRRLRGNAITRAAFFIPSLLPMVAIANLWLFFYTPQLGLLNKLLALFSLPAVNWLGQPDTALYSLMAVSVWREAGFFMIFYLAALQQIDPRLSEAAEIEGASRRFFFRRVQWPLLMPTTLFILINASMNAFRIVDQVIAMTNGGPNNSTSLLLFYIYRTAFSYWDLPYASAMTVVLLAILASVALIKFNLMDKRAHYQ, encoded by the coding sequence ATGAGCACGTTGCACTCTGTCGCACCGGCACCCCGCACACGCGGGTTGTCTTTGCAGCTATATGGTTATCTGTTGCTGTTACCAGCGCTCTGTTTTTTGCTGCTGTTCACCCATTACCCGGCGCTGGCGACGATTTGGGAAAGCGTATTCAGCGCCGCGCGCAACGGGCATCCGGCGCAGTTCGTCGGGCTGGATAACTACCGCGCCTTACTCGACGACGATACCTTTTTACTCTCGCTGCGCAACAACCTGTTGTACGCCGCGATAACCATTCCGCTCTCGGTGGTGTTGGCGTTGCTGATGGCGCTGGCAGTCAACCGGCGTCTGCGCGGTAACGCTATTACCCGCGCGGCTTTTTTTATCCCTTCTTTGTTGCCGATGGTGGCTATCGCCAATCTGTGGCTGTTTTTCTATACGCCGCAGTTGGGATTACTGAACAAACTACTGGCGCTGTTTTCTCTGCCCGCCGTTAACTGGCTGGGGCAGCCCGATACCGCGCTATACAGCCTGATGGCGGTGTCGGTATGGCGCGAAGCCGGGTTCTTTATGATCTTTTATCTCGCGGCGTTACAGCAGATAGACCCGCGGCTGTCCGAGGCTGCCGAAATCGAAGGCGCATCGCGTCGCTTTTTCTTCCGCCGTGTGCAGTGGCCGCTGCTGATGCCGACCACGTTGTTTATTTTGATCAACGCCTCGATGAATGCGTTTCGTATTGTCGATCAGGTGATCGCTATGACCAACGGCGGGCCGAACAACAGCACCAGCCTGCTGCTGTTTTATATCTATCGCACTGCGTTTAGTTACTGGGATTTGCCGTATGCGTCGGCGATGACCGTGGTGCTGCTGGCGATTCTGGCGTCAGTCGCGCTGATTAAATTTAATCTGATGGATAAAAGGGCGCACTATCAGTGA
- a CDS encoding extracellular solute-binding protein, translating into MSPVHRFSRLATALLLITGTSAFAAAPVKLQMYYPIAVGGKISHTVDTLVEDFQKTHPDISIQPVYTGDYATTVTKALTAFRGGNAPQIAVIGDIEAYSLIDAGAILPVSDLANDADGKKWIDSFYPAFIRHIQDKVWSIPFQRSTVVLYWNKQAFEKAGLNGDTPPANWQQVVDFGKKLVVRDGSDVKQWGIEIPSTPNGYWNFQGIAATNGSHLDNGKGTAVTFDTPANVEALQWLTDLAQKEAVSPKGAIAWGTTPQDFIDGKTAMMVTTTGNLTTVRDNAKFPFGVAMLPEKTQRGSPTGGGNLYVFKNTTPEQQKAAMEFIRWVSAPEQAARWSIATGYVATSPAAWETPVMQDYVKKVPQALVAREQLKYSQPELSTYNSVQIQELMNHAIEAAVTQAKTPAEALNSAQKQADRLLKPYQ; encoded by the coding sequence ATGTCACCTGTTCATCGCTTCTCTCGTCTTGCTACTGCTTTGCTGTTGATTACCGGCACCTCAGCGTTTGCAGCCGCTCCGGTCAAACTGCAAATGTATTACCCGATTGCCGTCGGCGGAAAAATCAGCCACACGGTGGATACGCTGGTGGAAGATTTCCAGAAAACGCATCCGGATATCAGCATTCAGCCGGTTTACACCGGTGATTACGCCACCACCGTCACCAAAGCGCTGACCGCCTTTCGCGGCGGCAATGCCCCGCAGATCGCGGTGATCGGCGATATCGAAGCCTATTCACTCATTGACGCGGGGGCGATCCTGCCGGTGAGCGATTTGGCCAACGACGCAGATGGAAAAAAATGGATCGACAGCTTCTATCCGGCGTTTATCCGCCACATTCAGGACAAGGTGTGGAGCATCCCGTTCCAGCGTTCCACGGTGGTGCTGTACTGGAACAAACAGGCGTTTGAGAAAGCGGGTCTGAATGGTGACACGCCGCCCGCCAACTGGCAGCAGGTCGTGGATTTTGGCAAGAAGCTGGTGGTACGCGACGGCAGCGATGTGAAACAGTGGGGCATCGAGATCCCGTCCACGCCAAACGGTTACTGGAACTTCCAGGGGATCGCCGCCACCAATGGCAGCCATCTCGATAATGGCAAAGGCACGGCGGTGACGTTCGATACGCCCGCTAACGTCGAAGCTTTGCAGTGGTTGACCGATCTGGCACAGAAAGAAGCCGTATCGCCAAAAGGCGCGATTGCCTGGGGCACCACGCCACAGGATTTCATCGACGGTAAAACCGCCATGATGGTCACCACTACCGGTAACCTGACCACCGTGCGCGACAACGCTAAATTCCCGTTCGGCGTCGCAATGCTGCCTGAGAAAACTCAGCGCGGCAGCCCGACCGGCGGCGGCAACCTGTACGTCTTCAAAAACACCACGCCGGAACAACAGAAAGCGGCGATGGAGTTTATCCGCTGGGTGTCTGCGCCTGAGCAGGCGGCGCGTTGGAGTATCGCGACCGGTTACGTCGCGACATCGCCCGCCGCCTGGGAAACTCCGGTCATGCAGGATTATGTGAAAAAAGTGCCACAGGCGCTGGTCGCCCGCGAGCAGCTGAAATATTCCCAGCCTGAATTGTCGACGTACAACAGCGTGCAGATTCAGGAACTGATGAACCACGCGATCGAAGCCGCCGTGACGCAGGCTAAAACGCCGGCTGAGGCGCTGAATTCTGCACAGAAACAGGCTGACCGCCTGCTGAAACCTTATCAGTAA
- a CDS encoding ATP-binding cassette domain-containing protein, translated as MSYLSLRHIRKSWGNKAALDDISFDVEEGEFIALLGPSGCGKSTMLRTIAGLESADSGAILFRQEDVTARSPSERKLSMVFQSYALFPHMSVRENLLFGLRARGEDKRQFATRLAEVSNLMELEQLLDRLPAQLSGGQQQRVALGRAVIANNKLCLMDEPLSNLDAKLRQSMRREIRAIQKKLGLTMVYVTHDQTEAMSMADKIILLNDGRIEQHDTPDNLYNNPTSIFAAQFLGAPPMNILPLVPRGTHHYLANMPVPVVENLDEEAISLGLRAEDIQLTDAAHAGLTAQVISHEYMGADTLVVCALTGYPEPLTVKVPGMKRFAEGQIVGLQWATGAQYFFFSADGKRCYRAEHVCLPAENRVAV; from the coding sequence ATGAGCTATTTATCACTGCGTCACATCCGGAAATCCTGGGGAAATAAGGCCGCGCTCGACGACATCAGTTTTGATGTGGAAGAGGGAGAGTTTATCGCGTTGCTGGGGCCTTCTGGTTGCGGTAAATCCACCATGTTGCGCACCATCGCCGGGCTCGAATCTGCCGACAGCGGCGCGATATTATTTCGTCAGGAAGATGTCACCGCGCGCTCGCCGTCAGAACGCAAACTGTCAATGGTCTTTCAGTCTTACGCACTCTTTCCGCACATGAGCGTGCGCGAAAATCTGCTGTTCGGGCTGCGGGCGCGGGGTGAAGATAAACGTCAGTTCGCTACGCGGTTAGCAGAAGTCAGTAATCTGATGGAGCTGGAACAGCTGCTTGACCGGCTGCCTGCGCAACTTTCCGGCGGCCAGCAACAGCGTGTGGCTCTGGGGCGCGCGGTGATCGCCAATAACAAGCTGTGTCTGATGGATGAGCCGCTGTCTAACCTCGACGCTAAACTGCGCCAGAGCATGCGCCGCGAAATCCGCGCGATTCAGAAGAAACTCGGCCTGACGATGGTCTACGTCACCCATGATCAGACCGAAGCCATGAGCATGGCCGATAAGATCATTCTGCTTAACGATGGTCGCATCGAACAGCACGACACGCCGGACAACCTCTACAACAACCCGACCAGCATTTTCGCCGCGCAATTTTTAGGTGCGCCGCCGATGAATATCTTGCCGCTGGTGCCTCGCGGTACACATCATTATCTCGCCAATATGCCGGTGCCGGTGGTGGAAAATCTCGATGAAGAGGCCATCAGCCTCGGGCTTCGTGCAGAAGATATTCAGCTGACGGACGCCGCACATGCCGGTCTTACCGCCCAGGTCATTAGTCATGAATATATGGGCGCGGATACGCTGGTGGTCTGCGCATTAACCGGATATCCCGAACCGCTCACCGTAAAAGTGCCGGGGATGAAACGCTTTGCCGAAGGTCAGATTGTCGGGCTGCAATGGGCGACTGGCGCACAATATTTTTTCTTCAGTGCGGACGGCAAACGCTGTTATCGCGCTGAGCATGTCTGCTTACCTGCAGAAAACCGGGTTGCCGTCTGA
- a CDS encoding Bacterial alpha-L-rhamnosidase yields the protein MLSIAKLTLDLEPVLQGVDRMPVIGWEIESHNRNVKQISYWLQIAQDEYFNTIIFDSGKVISEISSNLDVGEIALQPSMRYFVRVQVQDNYGETSNWSHAATFITGLLNGGWQAEFISAETPADKNSSASTSLRKSFAIDNAANIAFAVLHVSALGLYEFYLNGNKVGNDELTPGWTSYHHHLLYQTYDLTGLLQTGENVMGAVLGAGWFKGDMGFTRHRNYYGEQTALICQLVIHYNDGTKKSIHSDQDWTGERSPIIFSEIYDGEIYDARKELTGWNNKHYPATSWWPVNIVQYDKKTLTAQASCKVRQIELLTPQEIIITPQGDRVIDFGQNLSGWVEFTVSGRAGDKVILRHFEVFDAAGNVYLDNLRSAKQRVEYTLKGESEEIYHPHFTWQGFRYVKIEEYPGEVSLHNFTAIVLHSAMEPTGHFSCSHQDLNQLHHNILWGLKGNFIDVPTDCPQRDERLGWTGDAQIFCRTASYLMQTRNFFAKWLTDLRCDQTPEGGVPHVIPDILDGHCGNDRLLSGGGTHSASAWADAAVINPWTMYLMYGDTRVLENQYESMKGWIDFMQSHAENNIWRYRLQFGDWVALDAKEGSYFGATPNDLTCTAYYAWSTLLFAKAAKVLNRHDDHERYLALHHAIVRSFQEEFFTPTGRLAARTQTAHILALYFNLVPDAFRQRTTDTLVELLEEQGGHLVTGFVGTPYFCHALSQNGRAKEAWELLLKDDFPSWLYQVKAGATTIWEHWDGIKPDGSMWSADMNSFNHYAYGAVGEWLYRVVAGIEADEERPGFKHALIRPLIGGDVTWVRAGYHSVYGEIGVQWQITGQDVQGKTVRLDVTIPPNATATISLLAAESVSEPDGVDFIRSAEGFAAEIGSGRYQITYVIR from the coding sequence ATGCTGTCCATAGCAAAATTAACCCTGGATCTGGAGCCGGTATTACAAGGTGTGGATCGCATGCCGGTTATTGGCTGGGAAATTGAAAGTCATAACAGGAATGTGAAGCAGATCTCTTATTGGTTGCAAATTGCGCAGGATGAATATTTCAACACCATTATTTTTGACAGTGGAAAAGTCATTAGTGAAATATCGAGCAATCTGGATGTCGGGGAAATAGCATTGCAGCCTTCAATGCGTTACTTCGTCCGCGTGCAGGTTCAGGATAATTACGGTGAAACCAGCAACTGGAGTCATGCCGCAACGTTCATCACGGGTTTACTGAACGGCGGCTGGCAGGCAGAATTTATCTCTGCTGAAACTCCCGCAGACAAGAACAGTTCGGCCAGCACATCGCTGAGAAAAAGTTTCGCAATCGACAATGCCGCAAATATCGCCTTTGCCGTATTACATGTCAGTGCGTTGGGGTTATATGAATTTTATTTAAACGGGAACAAAGTCGGCAATGATGAACTGACACCGGGATGGACCAGTTATCATCATCATTTACTTTACCAGACCTATGATCTGACCGGTTTGCTACAAACCGGTGAGAATGTCATGGGTGCCGTTCTTGGTGCGGGCTGGTTCAAAGGTGATATGGGATTTACCCGTCACCGTAATTACTATGGCGAACAAACTGCGCTGATATGCCAGTTAGTGATTCACTACAACGACGGTACAAAAAAGAGTATTCATTCCGACCAGGACTGGACAGGTGAACGCTCACCCATTATTTTTTCCGAGATTTATGACGGCGAAATTTATGATGCCAGAAAAGAACTGACGGGCTGGAATAATAAGCACTATCCGGCAACATCATGGTGGCCGGTGAATATTGTTCAGTACGATAAAAAAACACTGACCGCGCAAGCAAGTTGTAAAGTCCGCCAGATAGAATTGCTGACTCCGCAAGAAATAATCATTACTCCACAAGGCGACCGGGTGATTGATTTCGGACAAAATTTAAGCGGCTGGGTAGAGTTTACAGTATCCGGGCGCGCAGGTGATAAAGTGATATTACGTCACTTTGAAGTGTTCGATGCCGCAGGGAATGTCTATCTGGATAATTTACGTTCGGCCAAACAGCGTGTCGAATACACGCTGAAAGGCGAGAGCGAGGAAATTTATCATCCGCATTTCACCTGGCAGGGTTTTCGCTATGTGAAAATTGAAGAATATCCGGGAGAGGTGAGTTTACATAATTTCACCGCCATCGTGCTGCATTCCGCCATGGAGCCGACCGGCCATTTCAGTTGTTCTCATCAGGATCTTAACCAGCTGCACCACAATATTCTCTGGGGGCTAAAAGGTAACTTTATCGATGTGCCGACAGACTGCCCGCAGCGCGACGAGCGCCTCGGCTGGACGGGCGATGCGCAGATCTTCTGCCGGACCGCCAGTTACCTGATGCAGACGCGTAATTTCTTCGCCAAATGGCTGACAGATTTGCGCTGTGACCAGACACCGGAGGGCGGCGTTCCGCATGTGATCCCGGATATTCTCGACGGCCACTGCGGGAATGATCGCCTGCTGTCCGGTGGGGGGACGCATTCCGCATCGGCGTGGGCGGATGCGGCGGTGATCAATCCGTGGACAATGTATCTGATGTACGGCGACACGCGGGTACTGGAAAATCAATATGAAAGCATGAAAGGCTGGATCGATTTCATGCAGTCCCATGCAGAAAATAATATCTGGCGCTACCGGTTACAGTTCGGCGACTGGGTGGCGCTGGATGCCAAAGAGGGCAGCTACTTTGGCGCGACGCCCAATGATCTGACCTGCACGGCCTACTATGCCTGGTCCACGCTGTTGTTCGCCAAAGCGGCTAAAGTACTAAACCGTCACGACGATCACGAAAGGTATCTCGCGCTGCATCACGCTATTGTCCGCAGTTTTCAGGAGGAGTTTTTCACACCGACCGGACGGCTGGCGGCGAGAACGCAAACCGCCCATATTCTGGCGCTGTATTTTAATCTGGTACCCGACGCATTCCGCCAGAGAACGACGGACACGCTGGTCGAGCTGTTAGAAGAACAGGGCGGTCATCTGGTCACTGGATTCGTCGGAACGCCGTATTTCTGTCATGCGCTGAGTCAGAACGGACGGGCGAAGGAAGCCTGGGAACTGTTGCTGAAAGACGATTTCCCCTCCTGGCTGTATCAGGTCAAAGCGGGCGCGACCACCATCTGGGAACACTGGGACGGCATCAAACCGGATGGTTCGATGTGGAGCGCTGATATGAATTCATTCAACCATTATGCCTATGGCGCGGTGGGGGAATGGCTTTACCGGGTCGTGGCCGGGATTGAAGCGGATGAAGAACGGCCGGGCTTCAAACACGCGCTCATACGCCCGCTTATCGGCGGTGATGTGACGTGGGTCAGAGCCGGTTACCACTCGGTATACGGTGAAATCGGCGTGCAATGGCAAATCACCGGCCAGGATGTGCAGGGCAAAACTGTGAGGCTGGATGTGACGATCCCGCCGAATGCGACAGCCACTATTTCGTTGCTGGCAGCAGAAAGCGTATCCGAACCCGACGGGGTAGATTTTATCCGCAGCGCGGAGGGATTTGCTGCAGAAATCGGTTCTGGCCGTTATCAGATAACGTATGTCATCAGATAA
- a CDS encoding MFS transporter produces the protein MSIIKHPNPWYVGVVSGMASYIDSAAIVSNGTALVIYQKAIGTTSFEIGVLSGILTLCIALGALFGGRLGDCYGRRTVFIATMVMIIMGTLLLAFGHQFPVLLTGTVLVGLATGADLPVSLATISEAASDKNRGKIIGLSNLLWFLGIVMTMAVSSVVGGWGHIGGQVMYLHVCIVAVILLALRCTIAESPMWLTARNEYKKGLTTVRAQKVAYRDLVKGKYLLPFVSLCIFYMFTNLAANTGGQFGTYVAVNVVGISVEKNSLWNLLTLPVGVIAGILFMRFVDTPKRIPTFIAGAFCFAGGFFLPVIFNFSPLSWFCCLFFTALGSGLAFEGIMKVWSQESFPTMLRSTAQGVIVAISRLSCGLLAFVTPLLLDAGPVALYSILSTIVALGLFVGWLCFHGKQRNEFKSESENYIEESRYISPGISAEKI, from the coding sequence ATGTCTATAATCAAACATCCTAACCCCTGGTATGTCGGTGTGGTATCAGGAATGGCGTCTTATATTGATTCAGCCGCCATAGTTTCGAACGGTACCGCACTGGTAATATATCAAAAAGCGATCGGCACCACGTCTTTTGAAATAGGCGTTCTCTCCGGGATATTAACCTTATGTATTGCGCTAGGCGCATTATTCGGTGGCAGGCTGGGGGATTGCTACGGGCGGCGCACCGTTTTTATTGCGACCATGGTCATGATTATTATGGGCACGCTACTGTTAGCGTTCGGTCATCAATTTCCGGTACTTTTAACCGGCACTGTTTTGGTCGGCCTGGCCACGGGTGCAGATTTACCGGTGTCGCTGGCGACCATTTCTGAAGCCGCCTCGGATAAGAACCGCGGGAAGATTATAGGTCTTTCTAATTTACTGTGGTTTCTCGGTATCGTTATGACTATGGCTGTCTCCTCTGTGGTCGGCGGCTGGGGGCACATTGGCGGACAGGTGATGTATCTTCATGTCTGCATCGTGGCGGTGATTTTGCTGGCATTGCGCTGCACTATTGCGGAATCACCGATGTGGCTCACCGCCCGAAATGAATATAAGAAAGGGCTGACCACCGTTCGTGCGCAAAAAGTAGCGTACCGGGATTTGGTCAAAGGAAAATATCTGCTGCCCTTTGTCTCGTTGTGCATCTTCTATATGTTTACCAACCTGGCTGCCAATACCGGCGGGCAGTTCGGCACCTACGTCGCCGTCAACGTGGTCGGCATCAGCGTTGAGAAAAACTCCCTGTGGAATCTGCTGACCTTACCGGTCGGAGTGATTGCCGGGATACTGTTCATGCGCTTCGTTGATACGCCTAAGCGGATCCCGACCTTCATTGCTGGTGCATTCTGCTTTGCCGGTGGTTTTTTCCTGCCGGTTATTTTCAACTTCTCGCCGCTTTCCTGGTTCTGCTGCCTGTTCTTTACCGCATTGGGCAGCGGGCTGGCTTTTGAAGGCATCATGAAGGTCTGGTCGCAGGAATCCTTCCCTACCATGCTGAGATCTACTGCGCAGGGCGTCATTGTGGCGATTTCCAGGTTGTCCTGCGGGCTGTTGGCCTTTGTGACGCCATTACTACTCGATGCCGGGCCTGTCGCGCTGTATTCAATTTTATCCACTATTGTCGCGCTGGGTTTATTTGTCGGATGGTTATGTTTCCACGGTAAACAGCGAAATGAATTTAAAAGCGAATCTGAAAATTATATTGAAGAAAGTCGTTATATTTCTCCAGGTATATCCGCAGAAAAAATCTAA
- a CDS encoding helix-turn-helix domain-containing protein codes for MKILRVDDFFLSDDHAFSLFDMHHQMMEDVHGHEFDELVIVRHGSGFHIINDQVQFICQGDFFLVSSRDIHCYESANELSVINILLHRTRSFYFIQNIDILKDGIRQRTLPPKNKRFSLNESELEKIIRLAGEVNNKNSPDYGADYFSSTESALLAIISLLYRCATKKEEKTGRVESGKRFLINHLIENYHCAINWQELCETSGITKRTMFRFIKQTTGYTPEKFQLRYRLLKTQELLRTTDYSIGKIALMCGFTHHARLTEAYKKQFSRTPSQERARVSNSVI; via the coding sequence ATGAAAATATTACGCGTCGATGATTTCTTTCTTTCAGACGATCATGCGTTCAGCTTATTTGATATGCATCATCAGATGATGGAGGACGTCCACGGTCACGAATTTGATGAACTGGTCATTGTCCGGCACGGCAGCGGATTTCATATTATTAACGATCAGGTGCAGTTTATCTGTCAGGGTGATTTCTTTTTGGTATCTTCCCGCGACATTCACTGTTATGAATCGGCGAACGAATTATCTGTTATTAATATACTATTGCACCGCACACGATCTTTTTATTTCATTCAAAATATAGATATTCTAAAAGACGGCATTAGACAGCGCACGTTGCCGCCCAAAAACAAACGATTTTCCCTGAATGAAAGTGAATTAGAAAAAATCATCCGGCTGGCGGGGGAGGTCAATAATAAAAACTCTCCGGACTACGGTGCGGATTATTTTTCTTCTACTGAGTCAGCGCTGCTTGCCATTATCAGTTTACTTTACCGCTGCGCGACTAAAAAAGAAGAAAAGACAGGCAGGGTTGAAAGCGGCAAGCGTTTCCTGATAAATCATCTCATTGAAAATTATCACTGCGCTATCAATTGGCAGGAATTATGCGAAACAAGCGGTATTACTAAACGAACCATGTTTCGATTTATTAAACAGACCACCGGATATACACCTGAGAAATTCCAGTTGCGCTACCGGTTGCTCAAAACACAGGAGTTACTGCGCACCACCGATTATTCCATTGGTAAAATTGCGCTGATGTGCGGATTTACACATCACGCCAGGCTGACCGAAGCCTATAAAAAACAATTCTCTCGAACGCCCTCTCAGGAACGCGCACGAGTGAGTAATAGCGTGATCTGA
- the hslJ gene encoding heat shock protein HslJ, producing the protein MKKALFILATAITLSACSMNQNTAVKQTDLQHHRFELLSVDGQTVPAAQGRIPEIEFGEKMHVSGKMCNNFFGQGQLQNSVLTVKGMASTRMLCSDENLNKWDQVIGEVLNNGATVNLQDHKLTLTQGKHTLVYRLKDRM; encoded by the coding sequence ATGAAAAAGGCACTGTTTATTCTGGCTACGGCCATAACTCTGAGCGCTTGCAGCATGAATCAGAATACCGCGGTTAAACAAACCGACTTACAGCATCACCGTTTTGAACTGCTGAGCGTTGACGGTCAGACGGTTCCGGCGGCGCAGGGGCGCATTCCGGAGATTGAGTTCGGAGAGAAAATGCACGTTTCCGGCAAGATGTGTAATAACTTCTTTGGCCAGGGCCAACTGCAAAACAGCGTGCTGACCGTGAAAGGCATGGCCTCGACCCGCATGCTGTGCAGTGATGAAAATCTCAATAAATGGGATCAAGTGATCGGTGAAGTGCTCAACAATGGCGCGACGGTGAACTTGCAGGATCATAAACTGACCCTGACCCAGGGCAAACATACGCTGGTATACCGCCTGAAAGACCGTATGTAA
- a CDS encoding DUF333 domain-containing protein produces the protein MITAFRVLLATGVLVLAACSSHEESADVPQKGNSVNVGARTVNMDSPAYAACSMAGGQLRLAPQLDGSRVGMCSMSNGRQCSETALMQGRCTAG, from the coding sequence ATGATCACTGCGTTTCGCGTGTTACTGGCCACCGGCGTGCTGGTATTAGCCGCATGCAGCAGCCATGAAGAGTCGGCTGACGTTCCACAAAAAGGCAACAGCGTGAATGTCGGCGCGCGTACCGTCAATATGGACAGCCCGGCGTATGCGGCATGTTCGATGGCGGGCGGACAATTGCGACTGGCGCCGCAGCTTGATGGTAGCCGCGTCGGGATGTGCTCCATGTCGAACGGCCGCCAGTGTTCCGAAACTGCATTGATGCAAGGCCGCTGTACTGCGGGATAA